GATactcaaataataaaaacaactgcCAAATGATATTTCTAAAACAATAATGCATTTATGTACCAGTTAATGTGTGTAAAGACAGAAATCTCATTAAAACAGGGGCGGTGAGCTGCTACTTTGAGGGCTTCAGGATCAGTATTTAAATTGCCCATTTAAAAAGGTGTAACTGACAAAGCAGCTAAACAGTTCCCCTCAGGTGAAAGGAGAACAATTTTAAGGGACAAATGAAAACTGGACTAGTGATACCGTCACATCACCCCCCCTAGAAACACAGCGGAGCGGAGAAGCAGAGTGACACCAGAAGACAGGCTTTTTTCCGGAGCGAGGCGAAGGAACACTTGACAGATGAGCCATGAGATGGTTTCCACGAAAAAGATGATTTAATCCCAGTAAGTCACAGGGAGGAAAATAGTCCAAAAAATGAGGGTTCTTTGACTCAAAGACATGTTCCCAGTGCATAGTGGCGGTAGCTCCTTATCCGTCCTCTTTGGGTGGTGTGTACCAGCCTGTAGCGACACAACAAAAGCCCCATTAAAAGATCCAAACAGGTCTGACTCATGAGCAGCCACCAGAAAGAGGTACTCACCGTTCTTTTCATGAATCTGAACAAGGGATTTGTATGACTGTTGTGCTCTTGCAAGATTGTACTGGTTCTAGGAAGAACCCAAATATTGTTAGAGTCTTTACACATTAGCAGCTTAAGCAGGAACTGTAACAGCAACTCAAACACCACCCCCACAAAATATGTTTCTTTCCTCCACATGTCATCTGTTGGTACATTTTATCATGTGCACAACTGTGTTCAACAGGGCAAATGTCAATAATGAGGGACAAAGGGTGCTCAGTTATCCAAATTCATAAGCTTGACCTCATTTCATTTCTCCCTCTCACAGCCAGACTACTGTGGCCCATAAACACTTCTGACTTCATGCTGATCACACCGAGATCTGAGTAATGGCACCAGTTACCTTATTGGCTCCAAACTGCACTCTGGCTTTTCCTTTTACCAGAGTTGCATTTATCTGCATAATAACAGACTCTATGGAATAGGCACTGCTCCAGCCCTTAAAAGTCAAAACACAAAACCCTTTAGTCCAGTTTTGGATGTTTGAGACAACTAAAAAAATGATGTTGTACTGTATGATATTTTAAAAGCATATACAGCAAACAAACCTGCTTTGTGAGAAGCTCCATGCACAAGGCCCCTCCTCCTAAAAcataactgaaaacaaaaaagtagCATTAAAAACAAGCTTGAGCAACAATCTGAGGTATGCAAGTTCATTTAATCAAGGAAGCGTCGACGTGACTTTCTGCAAATTCACTGTGCGTCACAATAACTTGTGGGAGTTTAATTTCACAAAATAGGTAATTTATGGCATTCTATTTATATATGAAAATGATTCCATTAAATGTGCATAAAGTCCCACTCAGTATAGACTTTATTCCATAAACTGGGCAGGAGAAGATCACTGCACACTTACCCTCCAGAGAGCACAGGCGAGACAACCCGTACAAAAGGTGGGTCAAAAGGAAAATTATCCTGTTgtcagaagaagaacaaagtgAGAGAATGAGTCATGAGAGAATAAGTGACCACAGAGAATAAATGTCATTACACCACTTACTTTATAAGAGAAATTGAGCAGAATATAGTCCACACCTTCCTTTTCTTTTAAGACCTGCAAGTCACTATGCAAAGGACTATCTGGGTCTACCCTGtgttaacagacagacaggtccaaGTTAATAGAACGCAGCAAAGAGAAAGCtggaaatgaataaaagcaTGTGGATGTCAGAACTTACGTCCTTAACTTGACATGCCATTCATAAAGACTGTCACTGACTAGTTCGACTGAATAAATACCTGCAAAATGAGCAAACAACAACCTCTATTCAATCTGCTCATAAcagattttaaaacaaaacattctCCTATTTACAGAAATGTGTCACAGGCATCACCTGTCTTGTAACTCTGTGATCTGTAGATCTCCCTGAGTTCCTTCATTAAGCGGTCTGAGGCTTGAACTGAGCCAGAGACTGCACcctaaaacagaaaatcacagaCAATCATGGAATCTGAATCTGCATGATTTGCATCTTCCTCTGACTAAACGCAGCCCTGCATCGCTGGAGGATGTTCAGCTGCGTTGCTGTGTACAACTTAACGTTTTGCTGGAAAGCCAAGCGTGGTTCTCTTGCGGGAACCCTCTGTTACAGCAGACACATTGTGTTAAATGAACAATGAGTCTACGATTTGACACAGGGCTGGTGTTGGTGTGAACATGgtgattagaaaaaaaaacattttagtcaGACGACTAGACTAtaatgctacagtagctgatgctGTCTACATCTGTTTAATCCCCCAGAATCACAAAGCTCTAAATACTTTGAAATCCAGATGTTTCTGACTTGATGAAAATAAGATTTAATGAAACACTATTTAACCATGATGTTGTCCAAGTATCGTTCATGTTTCTGTACCAAGTGACACTGCATTTATACTTAcatatatacttatatacagGGACAGGCCACCGATTTTTTGCTGTAAATATGGATTAGCTTGAGGCTAATTTTAGTAAGAatacagaggagaaaaaaaccTTTAATTCTCCACAAGTGGCCAAACTGTAGAAAAGCATGTTATTGGTGAACACTTACATTCAAATGATCCTGTCTCTGGTTTTTACGAATCTTCTCCAAAATGGccagattttctttttctatcCCATCATCTTCAGACTTTTTTCCATCGACTGGCTCCTCCTTCATGTCATAATGGTCGAGGTCTTGGTCCAGGTCAATGTCCTGCTGCCACAGCAAATTACATATGTTTAGAAACAGGATGTATACAAACTGGACTGTTAAGAAACAATATTCTTCCATCAAACTGTAAGAAATGCTTTGACACCTCTCccatttcttcctcctcttcctcctcagatgTCACCTCGTCTGGGGGCCCGTGCTGCAGAGAGGTGATAACAATGTAACAGGCGTAAACAAAATGACCAAAGGACAATAAACTGGGAGATTTTGTCCATGCTCACCTTTCGCTCCTGGGTTATTGGGCCAGCAGGTAGAGGCTGGTCGAGCATTTCTACATCTGGATGTTGTGGCAGGTTATAAAGCCGACAGAGGTCACAAATGAGGCGCTTTAActgctgaagaagctgtgaGTAAAATCAACAcagcacaagtgtgtgtgagtataaAACCGCTGTTGATGCAGCGCAGAGAAACTTAAGGAATGAGATTTGCCCTTCTGATAAATTTCAACATTATTTGACATAGCCAGCGGTTAACTTAACATAACTACATATGTGGATGTGAACACACTGATATCAGCTGACTTACCAATGTGCTGCCTTTTCTCACATCCTCTAAACGCTCCAACACTTCAGCCAGACTAGGATCATCAGAGTCAACAAACCATATTGGGGGCGTTGAGGGATAGGATTCCTGCAACAGAGTCAACAATGGGACATGGAAATTTATCCTGTCACGCCTGGCTGCGTTAGACTGTGTAGACGGCCGCTTCATCGTCTGCAGAGTGTACCTTCACACTTAAAAGAAAGCACCACGGCTTTTATCAAACCAAACCATTGTCCACGGAAATAATATCCACATAAACCTTCATAGTTTAGAAAGCACTGCATACCGTTATCCAATGAGAAAGAAATGACTCGGTTACTGCCAGCTGTAAGAATATCTCCAACATACACGACAAGCATCTGGGGGAACCTTTAGTCAACACTAGTCAACACACATTTATGGCTTCATATGTTGGACTATAATCATGATACCAAACTAGGTCATTTTCTGGTAGTACCTTGATTTCTATTTATTCTCTTACTtggcagtttgtgtgtgtgtgtgtgtgtgtgtgtgtgtgtgtgtgtgtgtgtgtgtgtgtgtgtgtgtgtgtgtgtgtgtgtgtgttggattttCTTTGTTCATTTGCAGGTTTTCACATTGAAGCCTGTGGGGACATTTTT
The genomic region above belongs to Betta splendens chromosome 6, fBetSpl5.4, whole genome shotgun sequence and contains:
- the LOC114857164 gene encoding ubiquitin-conjugating enzyme E2 Q2-like isoform X1; protein product: MSVSGLKAELKFLESIFDPNHERFRIIDWKPDELSCQFNVTGEKLLIIHCNITESYPSTPPIWFVDSDDPSLAEVLERLEDVRKGSTLLLQQLKRLICDLCRLYNLPQHPDVEMLDQPLPAGPITQERKHGPPDEVTSEEEEEEEMGEQDIDLDQDLDHYDMKEEPVDGKKSEDDGIEKENLAILEKIRKNQRQDHLNGAVSGSVQASDRLMKELREIYRSQSYKTGIYSVELVSDSLYEWHVKLRTVDPDSPLHSDLQVLKEKEGVDYILLNFSYKDNFPFDPPFVRVVSPVLSGGYVLGGGALCMELLTKQGWSSAYSIESVIMQINATLVKGKARVQFGANKNQYNLARAQQSYKSLVQIHEKNGWYTPPKEDG
- the LOC114857164 gene encoding ubiquitin-conjugating enzyme E2 Q2-like isoform X2; this translates as MSVSGLKAELKFLESIFDPNHERFRIIDWKPDELSCQFNVTGEKLLIIHCNITESYPSTPPIWFVDSDDPSLAEVLERLEDVRKGSTLLLQQLKRLICDLCRLYNLPQHPDVEMLDQPLPAGPITQERKHGPPDEVTSEEEEEEEMGEDIDLDQDLDHYDMKEEPVDGKKSEDDGIEKENLAILEKIRKNQRQDHLNGAVSGSVQASDRLMKELREIYRSQSYKTGIYSVELVSDSLYEWHVKLRTVDPDSPLHSDLQVLKEKEGVDYILLNFSYKDNFPFDPPFVRVVSPVLSGGYVLGGGALCMELLTKQGWSSAYSIESVIMQINATLVKGKARVQFGANKNQYNLARAQQSYKSLVQIHEKNGWYTPPKEDG